The following proteins are co-located in the Aurantiacibacter atlanticus genome:
- a CDS encoding Zn-ribbon domain-containing OB-fold protein: MNKNHNFRNEKDISFWEAIGRCEFLLKKCGNCSTVLAPGTKFCPECWSHDLGEVKASGRGTVYSFVVFHCALSKNETPPYGVAMIALEEGVRIVSRVKGNGAVNIGDAVEAKWSKMPDQIPVLEFVQIMETGKASDRPNSLQIVAAPRG, translated from the coding sequence TTGAACAAGAATCATAATTTTAGGAATGAGAAAGATATCTCTTTCTGGGAGGCAATCGGCCGTTGCGAATTCTTGCTCAAGAAATGTGGCAATTGTAGCACCGTACTTGCACCTGGTACCAAGTTCTGTCCGGAATGTTGGTCGCATGATTTGGGTGAGGTTAAGGCATCAGGGCGCGGAACGGTTTACAGTTTCGTTGTCTTCCACTGTGCGCTCAGCAAGAATGAAACTCCGCCATACGGCGTTGCGATGATAGCGCTTGAAGAGGGCGTGCGGATAGTTTCGAGAGTGAAGGGCAATGGCGCTGTGAATATTGGTGATGCGGTGGAGGCCAAATGGTCGAAAATGCCAGATCAGATTCCGGTACTTGAGTTCGTCCAAATTATGGAAACGGGCAAAGCTTCGGATAGGCCTAACTCGTTACAGATTGTGGCGGCACCGAGAGGGTGA
- a CDS encoding thiolase family protein — protein sequence MAKKRTKTRRPIAKMSGIGFSEISREFIKAQDSLATDAIIAAVDDAGLQKKNIDGVLINRSDMNPPGALSMRLLDDLGLRDLSFGNVFASQAACGVQMVQYAAMAVAHGMAKNIVCVFGDTPVLPQRRGGDAYAIDLGLTNVAGWERQYGLSGAIGAYGLAMRRYMDVNGVSEEAFAEVAMAARQWAQKSPLAFLTKPMTVDDYLSSKFIAEPLRMFDCAFPVNGAGAVVVSSAESDEASENGSAYIWGMGQGNRGYLAHGEYDNETQTSATVCGNIAYEMAGISAREIDHAQIYDAFTLTTMLGLEGYGLCPHGGAKEFVKNGALAPGGCMPVNTGGGQLSGYYLQGMTQVSEGYLQASGRAGERQVEKNGWSLVTAQGGRMDYHACLILSSEKTH from the coding sequence ATGGCAAAAAAACGAACAAAGACCAGACGGCCGATCGCCAAGATGAGCGGCATAGGTTTTAGCGAGATATCCCGTGAATTTATCAAGGCGCAGGATAGCCTGGCAACCGATGCTATCATCGCGGCGGTTGACGATGCCGGTCTTCAAAAAAAGAATATCGATGGCGTTCTGATCAACCGAAGCGATATGAATCCGCCTGGCGCGTTGTCGATGAGGTTGCTGGATGATCTCGGTTTGCGAGATCTGTCCTTTGGGAATGTTTTTGCCTCTCAGGCTGCCTGCGGTGTGCAGATGGTACAATATGCGGCGATGGCAGTCGCGCACGGGATGGCGAAGAATATCGTGTGTGTGTTTGGCGATACCCCTGTCCTTCCTCAGCGCCGCGGTGGAGATGCCTATGCCATCGACCTGGGATTGACCAACGTTGCTGGTTGGGAGCGACAGTATGGCCTGTCCGGCGCTATCGGCGCATATGGTCTCGCTATGCGGCGCTACATGGATGTGAATGGCGTGAGTGAAGAGGCATTTGCAGAAGTAGCAATGGCGGCGCGTCAATGGGCACAAAAGAGTCCGCTCGCCTTCCTGACCAAACCGATGACTGTCGATGATTACCTCTCATCGAAGTTCATCGCCGAACCGTTGAGAATGTTCGATTGTGCGTTCCCTGTGAACGGTGCTGGTGCGGTCGTTGTATCATCGGCGGAATCTGACGAAGCGAGCGAGAATGGATCCGCCTATATCTGGGGGATGGGGCAGGGCAATCGCGGTTATCTAGCCCATGGTGAGTATGACAATGAGACCCAGACATCCGCTACGGTTTGTGGAAACATAGCTTATGAAATGGCTGGGATTTCCGCGCGCGAAATTGATCATGCACAGATTTACGATGCTTTTACCCTGACCACCATGCTTGGGCTTGAAGGTTATGGACTGTGCCCGCACGGCGGAGCCAAGGAATTCGTGAAGAACGGGGCACTGGCGCCGGGCGGCTGCATGCCGGTCAATACCGGTGGTGGCCAATTGTCCGGATATTATTTGCAAGGAATGACCCAGGTTTCCGAGGGATATTTGCAGGCTTCTGGTCGTGCCGGAGAGAGGCAGGTCGAGAAGAATGGTTGGTCACTGGTCACCGCACAGGGAGGCCGGATGGATTACCACGCTTGCCTGATCCTGAGTTCGGAGAAGACACATTGA
- a CDS encoding aromatic ring-hydroxylating oxygenase subunit alpha, which produces MQTQLDNSSIDYSALIHPDRVEGSLYTSSEVFNDELEKIWYKTWVFVGHTSEIPQPGDYISRNIGLQPVIMVRDKNGDCNVFSNRCAHRGTKLCNRMSGNVRAFVCPYHGWAYDLTGNLVEAPHGGEYSAEFMASKGLAKVPRLGEYRGFVFASLAEDGPTLDEHLGRSKAFIDRFVELSPEQEVELTAGWVRHKYEANWKMLYENDTDGYHPEFTHASFLQAIDTQVSDYVGKKDIHTEPVIKDWGDGHTELEFGTGYRHSGKPFEWFGRASPSKFPNYIEAMDKEYGAELSLQKMIDGPPHAIIFPNLFIAELSVVIFEPVSAGQSIQWHCPAFFKGAPEVNRRMIRQAEGALGPGGFLVADDQIVAERNQQGLMARSPQWLDISRGMGTEQPDEENDGVAIGEMVSELTNRAFWEKYKSLMEAETTPIARGEAA; this is translated from the coding sequence GTGCAGACACAATTGGACAATAGCTCGATTGATTATTCGGCGTTAATCCACCCTGATCGGGTCGAGGGATCGCTGTATACAAGTTCGGAAGTCTTTAATGACGAGCTGGAGAAAATCTGGTACAAGACATGGGTCTTTGTAGGACACACCAGCGAAATTCCTCAGCCCGGTGACTATATTTCCCGTAATATTGGTCTGCAACCAGTCATCATGGTGCGTGACAAGAATGGGGATTGCAATGTGTTCAGCAATCGCTGTGCGCATCGCGGTACCAAGCTTTGCAACCGGATGTCCGGCAACGTCCGCGCATTCGTATGCCCTTACCACGGCTGGGCTTATGATCTTACGGGAAATTTGGTGGAAGCACCGCATGGCGGTGAGTACTCAGCCGAATTTATGGCTAGCAAGGGTCTCGCAAAGGTTCCCAGGCTTGGCGAATACAGAGGTTTTGTCTTTGCCAGCTTGGCCGAGGATGGGCCCACGCTGGATGAGCATCTAGGCCGCAGCAAGGCGTTCATTGATCGCTTCGTCGAACTGTCGCCAGAACAGGAGGTCGAGCTGACTGCTGGATGGGTTCGCCATAAATATGAGGCGAACTGGAAGATGCTCTATGAAAACGATACGGACGGCTATCATCCAGAGTTTACGCACGCATCATTCCTGCAGGCGATCGATACTCAAGTGTCGGATTACGTCGGCAAGAAGGACATCCACACCGAACCGGTGATCAAGGACTGGGGCGATGGCCACACCGAACTGGAATTCGGCACTGGCTATCGACACAGCGGGAAACCCTTTGAATGGTTCGGCCGCGCCAGCCCAAGCAAGTTTCCCAACTATATCGAAGCGATGGACAAAGAGTACGGCGCTGAACTGTCCTTGCAAAAAATGATTGACGGCCCTCCGCACGCGATAATCTTTCCCAACCTTTTCATAGCTGAATTGAGCGTCGTGATTTTCGAACCGGTTTCGGCTGGTCAGTCAATCCAATGGCACTGTCCTGCATTCTTCAAGGGCGCACCAGAGGTCAATCGCAGGATGATCCGGCAGGCTGAAGGCGCGCTGGGGCCAGGTGGCTTCCTAGTCGCTGACGACCAGATAGTGGCGGAGCGCAACCAGCAGGGCCTGATGGCGCGCAGTCCGCAATGGCTGGATATCAGCCGCGGCATGGGCACCGAACAACCCGACGAGGAAAATGACGGGGTGGCTATCGGCGAAATGGTCAGCGAACTGACGAACAGGGCGTTTTGGGAGAAATACAAATCTCTCATGGAGGCCGAAACCACACCGATTGCACGGGGAGAGGCTGCGTGA